ATCCAATTTGTAAGAGAAATGCGTTTGTCGGACTAGCAGAACTTGATAGAGAGGCAGCTTTGAGCTATTTGGAGGAACATATCACTTCGATCGAGTTGTTGGACCCATTGTTGCAAGCAGCGTTTGTTCAATTCATCAGAAAAGATGCCACTTTGACTCCTGCTTTGAAGCCTCAGTACGTTGAACTTTTGATCGATTTGCTAGGCTCTACAACATCCAGCGAAGTTGTCTTCGAAACTGCTTTAGCTTTGACTGCTCTTTCTTCGGACCCATCAGTCTTGACCAATGCAGCCTCAAAACTTGTTGATTTGGCTGTCAAGGTCTTCGATAACAATGTCAAATTGATTGTTTTGGACAGaattcaagatatcaatgATAAGAACCCTGGTTCTTTAGAGGAACTGACTTTAGAGATCCTACGTGTATTGAATGCCGAGGATATGGACGTTCGTGCCAAAGCGCTTCAAATTTCCATGGGATTGGTCACTTCCAGGAATGTCGATAATGTCgtgaagcttttgaagaaagaattacaaAACACTGTCAGCCACAGcgagaaagaaaaatctATGGAATACAGGCAATTGCTTATCAAAACTATTCACACTGTTGCCATTCGTTTCGCTGAAGTTGCAGCTAGTGTTGTTTCTCTACTTTTGGATTTTATTCCTGATTTAAGCTCTGTTGCAGCTAATGGAGttatttctttcatcaaggaggtcattgagaagtttcCTCATCTGAGATCTGATATTCTGGAAAGCCTGCTTGCTGTTATGGATAATATAAAGTCAGCGAAGGCTTATCGTGGCGCTTCATGGATTTTGGGTGAGTATGCCGAAAGCAATgaagagatccaaagatgTTGGAAACACATCCGAGCTAGTGTTGGCGAAGTGCCAATTTTGCAAAGCGAAATGAAAAAACTAGCAAACGGTGCCGAAGACGAAGAGCAGGCTACTGATAAAAGCGAGAGTAAGCGTACTGGCCCAATTATTCTACCTGATGGTACTTACGGTACTGAGAGCGCATTCGACGCCGTCGAGAATCCAGATACTGAAGAGAGTAACTCGAGGACACCGATGCGTCGTTTTGTTTTGAACGGTGATTTCTATACCGCTTCGATTTTGGCAAGCACAATCATCAAACTCGTTCTAAGGTTTGAAAACGTCTCCAAGGATGAATCTGTTTTGAACGCACTCAAGGCTGAAGGCTTGTTGATTCTTGTTAGCATAGTCAGAGTTGGCCAAAGCTCGTTGGTCGAGAAGAACATTGATGAGGATTCTCTTGAGAGAATTGTCTGCGCCATTTCCATTCTGATGGATGAATCCGACCCAGCAGAAAAGAAATCTGAAAGAGAATTGGTAGAGATGGCTTTCTTGGATGCTACcaaatcatctttcaaaacacAAGTAGCTCTTTTTaggaagaagaatgcaAAATTATCCGCCAGAAATCTCAACAAGACGGCCGAACCTCTCGATAATCCTATTCATTTCAGACAATTTGCCCAGGCTAATTCCAACGTCGCCGGTAGCGATATGATCGAGGAAGACTTGCAATTGGCTCTGAAGGGTGACACGGAAAAGGCTAGTGCAAACTCAGTCATctccaaattgaaaaagattgtACCATTGACTGGTTTTTCGGATCCTGTTTATGCGGAAGCATACATCACTACCCATCAATTTGACgttgttcttgatgttttATTGGTCAACCAGACAAgagaaactttgaaaaaccTGCACGTTCAATTTGCTACACTTGGTGATCTGAAGATAATAGACAACCCAACAAGTACAAATGTTGTACCTCATGGATTCCACCGTTTGACGGTGACAGTAAAGGTCTCATCCGCTGACACTGGTGTGATCTTTGGTAATATCATATATGATGGTGCTCATGGTGAAGATGCTCACTACGTTATCTTGAACGATGTTCACGTTGATATCATGGACTACATCAAGCCCGCCAAGActgaggatgaaaatttCCGTACGATGTGGAACGCCTTTGAATGGGAAAACAAGATCTCTGTCAAATCACAACTACCATCGTTGCACGCATATCTAAGAGAGCTAGTGAAAGGCACTAACATGGGCATTTTGACCGCTGCTGAAGCTCTTGGTGAGGAGGATTGCAGATTCTTGAGTTGTAACCTGTACGCAAAGTCCTCCTTTGGTGAAGACGCACTTGCCAACTTGTGCATCGAAAAGGAGCCATCAACTGGTCAAGTAGTCGGCCATGTCCGCATCAGATCGAAAGGTCAAGGTTTAGCATTATCGCTAGGGGACAGAGTGGCATTGATTGCCAAACAAAGTGGTAAGGTTAAACTGGCCAGAATCTGAATATCGACTGTAAAGGATTACATACTACGCAATTTTTATGTAAACAATACTACTTAAAGCACATAGCCGGTTCATTCATATATTTACAAGCTTTCTTGTTGTATATAGAGTTATATCTTAAGAAATTGTGTCCTagttcttgattttttcagcACCATGGAAAGGAATCTGAAAACCACTTATCAGTGTTCTAGCTTGGGCATCATTTTGGGCTGTGGTATTAATATTGACGTGCATACCAAATGTCTTTGGCCATAGATCCTGGTTGGAGTCGATTTCAGGGAAAAACTTTACATCTTCTGACGTCAAACCAAAGGAGATACTTCCGTAACCGTTGCCTGATCTGTTACTGATACCTTTATATTCTCTTATTCTTGGCATGACGATCTCTGTTAGTGTAGATAAAAATTGTGACATTGGGCGACCTTTAAGCTCAACTTTAGCACCCATTTGATGACCTCTTCTAACTTTCCACGTCGGAACATCGGTCTTGGAGTATAAAGTTGTAGGCTTACAACCTGTTATCTGCTGCAATTGCAAGGCCGCTGATATAGCGTAAAGCTGATTATCTCTGGCTTCGTTAACATAACAGTTCAGCACAACACTGTCAATGCCTGGGATATTGTGCCATTTTATGGGATGGATATCTGGTAACTGTGCTTTGCTTCCCACAGGTTTCTTGGGCTGTCTATTGATGTGGTAAGGAGAAGTCCCATCCCATGGTCTATTCTTAAGACCTTCCTCCCCTCCATAGCCGTGTTGGTAATTGATGAGCAACAAATCGGGTTGTACTGTATTCAAATAGTGCTCGTGGGATCTGTCCTGATGTGTTGTTGAAGGCATGAAACTCGGCGATCTAATATCATTCTTTGCGTATTTCAGCTCTGGGAATCTGGGTGAGATCTTAGACTTGTCAATCTTtaccaaatgatgaactGGCTTGACCATCGAACAGGCCGACTTCGAGGCCTTAGAAGTCACGGAAAAGCTCCTAATCGAGACTGAAAACTTTTGCATCTTCCACCTAACCAATTGAGCTCCAGTCAAGCTAATAAACGACTGAAAACGCTGGTTTGATTCAATTCGTAGTGCTAACTTTTAATCAAAAatccaaaatttttcactattaCTTTCGATAGTGCTCGTTCGCTATGACTAGTATACCGATAACTTTAAGTTCATGTTGAGACTAGTTTGAACTTTGACCTCTTTATATGATTACTGGCTGGCAATTGAGCGTTGTTGGTTGTTTGCAGTTGCTGGATCGGATATGCGATTCTCCTATGATGATTTACTTGACTCATCCGACGAAGAAGGGGACTACGAGACGTTTATTACTAGAAGCTCTTCACCATGCTCATCAGCGGGACCTAGTTTCAATGATGTGAGCTTTGTTAACCCAaatgaggaagatgagaatGTACCGCACCTCTATTTACCCAAGAGAGATTCGTTGGCGTTTACGCTGGCTAAGCAGGAACCACTGGAGGAACCAGCCGTTGAGCAATTGGATTCCGAGCTGGAGCAATTAATTGGTAAGTTGAACCTTCAAGCCAAAAGCCCGTACGTCGAAGGGGCTCCATTGCCTCTAATGAAGAGTGGGAACAAGTCAATTACGAATTCTGAACCTTCTGTATCGCGGgaaaaggatgatgatacGTATGTATTTGATTCACAAAGAATGATTTCAGCCATACAGAATTCTTTTGCCATACGATTAAGAACACTGGAATTGGACAATAAGAAACAGGTGGAAGAGATCAAGTtacaaaagaagaagttggaagCGGAAAGGAAACgtaaggaagaagaggaacGTAAAAGACGTGAGGAAGAGGAGAGACGAAAAcgtgaagaagaagcggCAAGGTTACGGGAGGTTGAGCAGGAGAGAAAACAAAAGGAAGAGGCTCTTaagctgaagaagctgaaggAGGAAGCTCAGGAACAGGCTGAAAAAGCCAaaaaagaagctgaagagaGAGACCGACTGAAACAGCAAGCCATCAAGGCAAAGACTGTTTCCGATTTTTCCAccattgagaagaaattttgggaGTATAAGGagaaaatatcatcaattAAGAAAGAGATCGTTGAACCTATCAAAAAGGCCGATCCTAGTCTAAAAACTCTTTTATCTAAGCATAAAAGGAAAGTTAACCCCAAATTTGGTCAGTTGACGAACAGCAACACTCAACTTCAAACCATTCACCAGGAACTGTGTAACCTCGTGGATCAAACTAAAGATAACAAGCTGGCGTATCTATggattttgaatttcatAGCCAAGGCAACGGTACATCAGGCGGAAACTGAAGTGAGAGTTAAGCCAGAGTCAGCGCTACCACTAGCGAAACTTGCCGTAAACCTTATGGTACGATACGAAGAGCTTCATGATCTTTTAATGGCAAGACTCGTCAAGAAGTGCCCATTTGTCATAGGATTTACCTGTAATATAGACACAGAATCTGGACGTCAAAATATGGGCTGGAAGCGAAAGGCAGACGATAAATGGGAGGAAGATACATCCTACGACGAAAGAATGGGCGGTATGGTGACACTTTACGCAGTTATCACCAGGATACCACTGCCTCCAGAGATCATAAGCACACATACTCATCCGATGCCCATCTCGGGCTCATGGCATATGCTTGCGCGTATTGCAAACACACAAGGCAATTTACTGACTAACTCACATTTCGTGATTCTAGGATCCTGGTGGGATGCTGCTGCAGCTCAGTTCCTACAGGCATATGGCAACCAAGGCAGTAAACTGTTACAATTACTAGGTGATGGCCTTACATCAGCCGTCGCAGATCGCAAATACGTCGGTGCGGCAAGACTGCGAATCCTTCTGGAAGAGTGGCAAACTACCGGTATCAAGTCCTTCCCAGAAATGGTGGTCTAAGTACGACTTTATAGACTTAAATTGTATTACTAAAACTGATCTTTAAAAGTCTAATTACCTGTCATCGCTTACGTTAGATAGATTAAAGATCAATCCTACTTGAAGATAAAGTCTTAAGTCGTCATAAAGACTCAGCCAGCTGTTATGACTAGAAGAAAATCGGATCATCCCATTCCAGAGAAGCCGGAGCCTCCGTTCCCAATTGTTACTGATTTCTGCGACATAGTTTGCGGCTTTGGTCGTGGGTCTGCTGAACTGGGAATACCGACTGCCAATGTGCCTATTGAACAGCTACCAAAGAGCGTAAATGACTTGAAACTGGGAGTATACTTTGGGTATGCCAAGATCAAACCGGTCGAGCATGAAGTTGGCACTGTGACTAGGAGTGACGGAAGAGATGTGCGGATTGACTACGCTCGAGATTTAAAGAAAGACAGCGGTGATCTAAGCATACTTCCGGTCGTACTATCAGTAGGAAAGAATCCTTTTTATGGAAATGACTTCAAAACGGTGGAATTACACATTATACACAACTTTAAGGACGATTTTTACGGTGCCAAGGTCAAATTCAATATTCTAGGCTATATTAGACCAGAACTGGACTACACCACCAAAGAGGCACTGATA
This DNA window, taken from Torulaspora delbrueckii CBS 1146 chromosome 2, complete genome, encodes the following:
- the MRPL7 gene encoding mitochondrial 54S ribosomal protein uL5m (similar to Saccharomyces cerevisiae MRPL7 (YDR237W); ancestral locus Anc_8.461); its protein translation is MQKFSVSIRSFSVTSKASKSACSMVKPVHHLVKIDKSKISPRFPELKYAKNDIRSPSFMPSTTHQDRSHEHYLNTVQPDLLLINYQHGYGGEEGLKNRPWDGTSPYHINRQPKKPVGSKAQLPDIHPIKWHNIPGIDSVVLNCYVNEARDNQLYAISAALQLQQITGCKPTTLYSKTDVPTWKVRRGHQMGAKVELKGRPMSQFLSTLTEIVMPRIREYKGISNRSGNGYGSISFGLTSEDVKFFPEIDSNQDLWPKTFGMHVNINTTAQNDAQARTLISGFQIPFHGAEKIKN
- the FMN1 gene encoding riboflavin kinase (similar to Saccharomyces cerevisiae FMN1 (YDR236C); ancestral locus Anc_8.459) gives rise to the protein MTRRKSDHPIPEKPEPPFPIVTDFCDIVCGFGRGSAELGIPTANVPIEQLPKSVNDLKLGVYFGYAKIKPVEHEVGTVTRSDGRDVRIDYARDLKKDSGDLSILPVVLSVGKNPFYGNDFKTVELHIIHNFKDDFYGAKVKFNILGYIRPELDYTTKEALIEDIHIDITTALKALESRDFSVYQSQLKDQELSSR
- the GLE1 gene encoding nucleoporin GLE1 (similar to Saccharomyces cerevisiae GLE1 (YDL207W); ancestral locus Anc_8.460), with translation MRFSYDDLLDSSDEEGDYETFITRSSSPCSSAGPSFNDVSFVNPNEEDENVPHLYLPKRDSLAFTLAKQEPLEEPAVEQLDSELEQLIGKLNLQAKSPYVEGAPLPLMKSGNKSITNSEPSVSREKDDDTYVFDSQRMISAIQNSFAIRLRTLELDNKKQVEEIKLQKKKLEAERKRKEEEERKRREEEERRKREEEAARLREVEQERKQKEEALKLKKLKEEAQEQAEKAKKEAEERDRLKQQAIKAKTVSDFSTIEKKFWEYKEKISSIKKEIVEPIKKADPSLKTLLSKHKRKVNPKFGQLTNSNTQLQTIHQELCNLVDQTKDNKLAYLWILNFIAKATVHQAETEVRVKPESALPLAKLAVNLMVRYEELHDLLMARLVKKCPFVIGFTCNIDTESGRQNMGWKRKADDKWEEDTSYDERMGGMVTLYAVITRIPLPPEIISTHTHPMPISGSWHMLARIANTQGNLLTNSHFVILGSWWDAAAAQFLQAYGNQGSKLLQLLGDGLTSAVADRKYVGAARLRILLEEWQTTGIKSFPEMVV
- the SEC26 gene encoding coatomer subunit beta (similar to Saccharomyces cerevisiae SEC26 (YDR238C); ancestral locus Anc_8.462), which codes for MTVETQQPAYTLVFDPSRSSSGYTVSDFQKALERGSDEDKVATMKRILVVMLEGNPLPELLMHIIRFVMPSKNKKLKKLLYFYWEIVPKLDNEGKLRHEMILVCNAIQHDLQHPNEYIRGNTLRFLTKLREAELLEQMVPSVMACLEYRHAYVRKYAILAVLSIYKVSDHLLPDAKELINTFLIAETDPICKRNAFVGLAELDREAALSYLEEHITSIELLDPLLQAAFVQFIRKDATLTPALKPQYVELLIDLLGSTTSSEVVFETALALTALSSDPSVLTNAASKLVDLAVKVFDNNVKLIVLDRIQDINDKNPGSLEELTLEILRVLNAEDMDVRAKALQISMGLVTSRNVDNVVKLLKKELQNTVSHSEKEKSMEYRQLLIKTIHTVAIRFAEVAASVVSLLLDFIPDLSSVAANGVISFIKEVIEKFPHLRSDILESLLAVMDNIKSAKAYRGASWILGEYAESNEEIQRCWKHIRASVGEVPILQSEMKKLANGAEDEEQATDKSESKRTGPIILPDGTYGTESAFDAVENPDTEESNSRTPMRRFVLNGDFYTASILASTIIKLVLRFENVSKDESVLNALKAEGLLILVSIVRVGQSSLVEKNIDEDSLERIVCAISILMDESDPAEKKSERELVEMAFLDATKSSFKTQVALFRKKNAKLSARNLNKTAEPLDNPIHFRQFAQANSNVAGSDMIEEDLQLALKGDTEKASANSVISKLKKIVPLTGFSDPVYAEAYITTHQFDVVLDVLLVNQTRETLKNLHVQFATLGDLKIIDNPTSTNVVPHGFHRLTVTVKVSSADTGVIFGNIIYDGAHGEDAHYVILNDVHVDIMDYIKPAKTEDENFRTMWNAFEWENKISVKSQLPSLHAYLRELVKGTNMGILTAAEALGEEDCRFLSCNLYAKSSFGEDALANLCIEKEPSTGQVVGHVRIRSKGQGLALSLGDRVALIAKQSGKVKLARI